The Actinocatenispora sera genome has a window encoding:
- a CDS encoding FAD binding domain-containing protein: protein MQVPGPFEYDRATSVEHAIGLLERRGDAARLIAGGHSLLPMMKLRLADVEYLIDINDLHDELGYVAVEPGVVRLGALTRHRELLESDELAAVLPIFRDAERVIADPVVRNRGTIGGSLCQADPSEDLSAVCSCLDAECVVRNGSGQRVVPMAEFHRGPYETAVGDGEMLVEVRIPLHSQSSSAFEKVERRAGDWAVVSAAAAVTMADGVIADARIGFAAVGPHTVVIPAVSELLRGGTPGDQLYERAGALAAEHCEPTTDMRGTADYKRHLVRELTRRTLRRSVRRIADGRS from the coding sequence ATGCAGGTTCCCGGACCATTCGAGTACGACCGGGCGACCAGCGTCGAGCACGCGATCGGGCTGCTGGAACGCCGGGGCGACGCGGCCCGGCTGATCGCCGGCGGGCACAGCCTGCTACCGATGATGAAGCTGCGGCTGGCCGACGTGGAGTACCTGATCGACATCAACGACCTGCACGACGAGCTGGGGTACGTGGCGGTCGAACCGGGCGTGGTCCGGCTCGGCGCCCTGACCCGGCACCGCGAGCTGCTGGAGTCCGACGAGCTCGCCGCCGTGTTGCCGATCTTCCGGGACGCCGAGCGGGTCATCGCCGACCCGGTGGTACGCAATCGGGGCACGATCGGTGGCTCGCTGTGCCAGGCCGACCCGTCCGAGGACCTGTCCGCGGTGTGCAGCTGCCTGGACGCGGAGTGCGTGGTGCGCAACGGTTCCGGGCAGCGGGTGGTGCCGATGGCGGAGTTCCACCGTGGGCCGTACGAGACGGCGGTCGGTGACGGCGAGATGCTCGTGGAGGTGCGGATCCCGCTGCATTCCCAGTCGTCCTCCGCGTTCGAGAAGGTGGAGCGCCGGGCCGGCGACTGGGCAGTGGTGTCGGCCGCCGCCGCGGTGACCATGGCGGACGGAGTGATCGCCGACGCGCGGATCGGGTTCGCGGCGGTCGGCCCGCACACGGTGGTGATTCCTGCGGTGTCCGAGCTGCTGCGCGGTGGCACACCCGGCGATCAGCTGTACGAGCGGGCCGGCGCGCTGGCCGCCGAGCACTGCGAGCCGACGACCGACATGCGCGGTACCGCCGACTACAAGCGGCATCTGGTGCGGGAGTTGACACGGCGCACGTTGCGGCGGTCCGTGCGGCGCATCGCCGACGGGAGGTCCTGA
- a CDS encoding (2Fe-2S)-binding protein produces the protein MQVTMTVNGTEVTSEVEPRLLLVHFLRDHLRLTGTHWGCDTSNCGTCVVWMDGEPVKSCTVLAAMASGHEVRTVEGLAHDDGTLDAIQQGFMQCHGLQCGFCTPGMMMTTRALLDRNPHPSEGEIREAISGQICRCTGYATIVRSVQWAAEHPDGTVPATTDEPAAAPAEPATEPAAGATQPVPAGSAS, from the coding sequence ATGCAGGTGACGATGACGGTGAACGGGACCGAAGTGACCAGCGAGGTGGAGCCCCGGCTGCTGCTGGTGCACTTCCTGCGCGACCATCTCCGGTTGACCGGCACGCACTGGGGCTGCGACACGAGCAACTGCGGCACCTGCGTGGTCTGGATGGACGGCGAACCGGTCAAGTCGTGCACGGTACTGGCCGCGATGGCCAGCGGGCACGAGGTTCGCACCGTGGAGGGGCTGGCGCACGACGACGGCACGCTGGATGCGATCCAGCAGGGTTTCATGCAGTGCCACGGGTTGCAGTGCGGCTTCTGCACGCCGGGGATGATGATGACCACCCGGGCGCTGCTGGATCGCAACCCGCACCCGAGCGAGGGCGAGATCCGGGAAGCGATCTCCGGCCAGATCTGCCGCTGTACCGGCTATGCGACGATCGTCCGCTCGGTGCAGTGGGCCGCCGAGCACCCGGACGGCACGGTGCCGGCGACCACCGACGAACCCGCCGCCGCGCCCGCGGAGCCGGCGACCGAGCCGGCCGCCGGCGCGACGCAGCCCGTACCAGCAGGGAGCGCGTCATGA
- a CDS encoding aerobic carbon-monoxide dehydrogenase large subunit has protein sequence MTTVHERPTEHVDNDQHPVGHGRMLRKEDPRFIRGRGRYTDDVQLPGMLHLAILRSPLAHARIVSIDTSAAEAHPRVKAVITGAALAGQGLAWMPTLSNDVQAVLATDKVRFQGQEVACVIAEDRYAARDALELIDVEYEMLPPVIDARHALDPDAPVIRDDLDGKTDNHCFDWEAGDAAATEAVFSTADVVVSEDVVYPRVHPAPMETCGCVADFDPVEGRLTLWSTTQAPHAHRTLYAIVAGLPEHKIRVISPDIGGGFGNKVPIYPGYVCAIVGSIVTGKPVKWMEDRSENLISTGFARDYIMRGEIAATRDGKILAVRTNVLADHGAFNGTAAPVKFPAGFFGVFTGSYDLQAAYCKMTAVYTNKAPGGVAYACSFRITEAVYLVERLVSRLADELGQDPAQLRLDNFIRPDQFPYSTPTGWVYDSGDYRATLREAMRIAGYDELRAEQARRRERGELMGIGVSTFTEAVGAGPRKHMDILGLGMADGCDLRVHPTGKAVVRLSVQSQGQGHETTFAQIVGEELGIPPDDIDVVHGDTDNTPFGLGTYGSRSTPVSGAAAALVARKVRDKARIIASAMLEVAPDDLEWTKGSFQVAGDPGKAVTIQEIAMRAHGAGDLPDGIEGSLDAQITYNPPNLTYPNGAYICVVDVDPGTAQVKVRRFVAVDDCGTRINPMIIEGQVHGGLTDGLGMALMEIIAFDSDGNCLGGSLMDYLIPTALETPDWETGYTVTPSPHHPIGAKGVGESATVGSPPAIVNAVIDALTPFGVTALDMPLTPSRVWEAMQGHATPPI, from the coding sequence ATGACCACCGTGCACGAACGACCCACCGAACACGTCGACAACGACCAGCACCCGGTCGGGCACGGGCGGATGCTGCGCAAGGAGGACCCTCGGTTCATCCGCGGCCGCGGCCGCTACACCGACGACGTGCAGCTGCCCGGGATGCTGCACCTGGCGATCCTGCGGTCGCCGCTGGCGCACGCCCGGATCGTGTCGATCGACACGAGCGCGGCCGAGGCGCACCCGCGGGTCAAGGCGGTGATCACCGGCGCGGCGCTGGCCGGGCAGGGGCTCGCCTGGATGCCGACGCTGTCGAACGACGTGCAGGCGGTCCTGGCCACCGACAAGGTCCGGTTCCAGGGCCAGGAGGTTGCCTGCGTGATCGCCGAGGACCGGTACGCCGCGCGCGACGCGCTGGAGCTGATCGACGTCGAGTACGAGATGCTGCCGCCGGTGATCGACGCCCGGCACGCGCTCGATCCGGACGCGCCGGTGATCCGCGACGATCTGGACGGCAAGACCGACAACCACTGCTTCGACTGGGAGGCCGGCGATGCGGCCGCCACCGAGGCGGTGTTCTCGACGGCCGACGTGGTGGTCAGCGAGGACGTGGTGTACCCGCGGGTGCACCCGGCACCGATGGAAACCTGCGGTTGCGTGGCCGACTTCGACCCCGTCGAGGGCAGGTTGACGCTGTGGTCGACCACCCAGGCGCCGCACGCGCACCGCACCCTGTACGCGATCGTGGCCGGGTTGCCGGAGCACAAGATCCGGGTGATCTCGCCGGACATCGGTGGTGGGTTCGGCAACAAGGTGCCGATCTATCCCGGGTACGTGTGCGCGATCGTCGGATCGATCGTGACCGGCAAGCCGGTCAAGTGGATGGAGGACCGCTCGGAGAACCTGATCAGTACCGGGTTCGCGCGTGACTACATCATGCGGGGCGAGATCGCGGCCACCCGCGACGGCAAGATACTCGCCGTGCGTACCAACGTGCTCGCCGACCACGGTGCGTTCAACGGCACCGCGGCGCCGGTGAAGTTCCCGGCCGGGTTCTTCGGCGTGTTCACCGGCAGCTACGACCTGCAGGCCGCGTACTGCAAGATGACCGCCGTCTACACCAACAAGGCGCCCGGCGGGGTCGCCTACGCCTGCTCGTTCCGGATCACCGAGGCGGTGTATCTCGTGGAGCGGCTGGTCAGCCGGCTCGCCGACGAGCTCGGCCAGGATCCGGCGCAGCTGCGCCTGGACAACTTCATCCGCCCCGACCAGTTCCCGTACTCGACGCCGACCGGCTGGGTGTACGACTCGGGCGACTACCGGGCGACGCTGCGCGAGGCGATGCGCATCGCCGGGTACGACGAGCTGCGCGCCGAGCAGGCACGCCGGCGCGAGCGCGGTGAGCTGATGGGCATCGGCGTGTCGACGTTCACCGAGGCGGTCGGCGCCGGCCCGCGCAAGCACATGGACATCCTCGGGCTGGGCATGGCCGACGGCTGCGATCTGCGGGTGCACCCGACCGGTAAGGCCGTGGTACGGCTGTCGGTGCAGTCCCAGGGGCAGGGCCACGAGACGACCTTCGCCCAGATCGTCGGCGAGGAGCTGGGGATCCCCCCGGACGACATCGACGTGGTGCACGGCGACACCGACAACACCCCGTTCGGGCTCGGCACGTACGGGTCGCGCTCGACGCCGGTGTCCGGTGCGGCGGCGGCGCTGGTGGCCCGCAAGGTGCGGGACAAGGCACGGATCATCGCCTCGGCGATGCTGGAGGTGGCACCGGACGACCTGGAGTGGACGAAGGGCTCGTTCCAGGTGGCCGGCGACCCGGGCAAGGCGGTGACGATCCAGGAGATCGCGATGCGCGCGCACGGCGCCGGCGACCTGCCGGACGGCATCGAGGGGTCGCTGGACGCCCAGATCACCTACAACCCGCCGAACCTGACCTACCCCAACGGTGCCTACATCTGCGTCGTCGACGTCGATCCCGGTACCGCGCAGGTGAAGGTGCGGCGGTTCGTCGCGGTCGACGACTGCGGTACCCGGATCAACCCGATGATCATCGAGGGGCAGGTGCACGGCGGGCTGACCGACGGGCTGGGCATGGCGCTGATGGAGATCATCGCGTTCGACTCCGACGGCAACTGCCTCGGCGGCTCGCTGATGGACTACCTGATCCCGACCGCGCTGGAGACGCCGGACTGGGAGACCGGGTACACGGTGACGCCGTCCCCGCACCACCCGATCGGCGCGAAGGGGGTCGGCGAGTCCGCGACGGTCGGCTCCCCACCGGCGATCGTCAACGCCGTGATCGACGCGCTCACGCCGTTCGGTGTCACCGCGTTGGACATGCCGCTGACCCCGTCCCGGGTCTGGGAGGCGATGCAGGGGCACGCCACACCACCGATCTGA
- a CDS encoding XdhC family protein encodes MTDRGSSAEQRLRATGTAYVRATVVRAQPPTSALPGDSAVVLADGTIDGFVGGQCASGSVRVAALTALRDREPMLLRILPDSSSPFPDVPGAHLVVNPCLSGGAIEVFLEPQLPAPAVRVVGGSPIARAVRQIAPLVGLELADEDGGRAATAVVIATHGGDEAATIRAAVADGAGYVGLVASQRRGAAVLAETGLTETELTRVHSPAGLAIGARSAPEIALAIVGEIVRELRTGGLDVPAGEPAPVRQAVDPVCGMTVVVGADTPRLSVGDEEFFFCGPGCRDRYAAKVGA; translated from the coding sequence GTGACCGATCGGGGCAGCAGCGCCGAACAGCGGCTGCGCGCCACCGGGACCGCGTACGTGCGGGCCACGGTGGTGCGGGCGCAGCCGCCGACCTCGGCGCTGCCCGGCGACAGCGCCGTGGTACTGGCCGACGGCACCATCGACGGGTTCGTCGGCGGGCAGTGTGCCAGCGGCTCGGTACGGGTCGCGGCGCTGACCGCGCTGCGCGACCGGGAGCCGATGCTGCTGCGCATCCTGCCCGACTCGTCCTCGCCGTTCCCCGACGTGCCGGGGGCGCATCTGGTCGTCAACCCGTGCCTGTCCGGCGGTGCGATCGAGGTGTTCCTGGAACCGCAACTGCCGGCCCCGGCGGTACGGGTGGTCGGCGGGTCCCCGATCGCCCGGGCGGTACGGCAGATCGCGCCGCTGGTGGGGTTGGAGCTCGCCGACGAGGACGGCGGGCGGGCGGCGACCGCGGTGGTGATCGCCACCCACGGCGGTGACGAGGCCGCCACGATCCGGGCCGCCGTGGCCGACGGCGCCGGGTACGTCGGGCTGGTGGCGAGCCAGCGCCGGGGCGCCGCGGTACTGGCCGAGACCGGGCTGACCGAGACCGAGCTGACCCGCGTGCACTCGCCGGCCGGGCTGGCGATCGGCGCCCGCAGCGCACCGGAGATCGCGCTGGCCATCGTCGGCGAGATCGTCCGCGAGCTGCGTACCGGTGGGCTCGACGTGCCGGCAGGAGAGCCGGCACCGGTGCGCCAGGCCGTGGATCCGGTGTGCGGCATGACCGTGGTGGTCGGGGCGGACACGCCGCGGCTGTCGGTCGGCGACGAGGAGTTCTTCTTCTGCGGCCCGGGCTGCCGGGACCGGTACGCCGCGAAGGTGGGCGCCTGA
- a CDS encoding nucleotidyltransferase family protein, protein MSVTGVVLAAGGSSRLGSPKQLLPYRGAPLLSAILATARRCGFGQLLVALGGAAEQVVAEVDLTGLDVVRNPDFGTGCGSSIRTAITAVDPGADGIVLLLGDQPGVRVETVRRLVDTVGTAPIGICRYDDGLGHPFWFARSMFAELATLHGDKAVWKLLHSGRYRVVEVPVAGPVPIDVDTVDDYRALLAADAGGGG, encoded by the coding sequence ATGTCGGTGACCGGGGTGGTGCTCGCGGCCGGCGGGTCGAGCCGGCTCGGCTCGCCGAAACAGCTGCTCCCCTACCGGGGCGCGCCGCTGCTGTCGGCGATCCTGGCAACCGCCCGGCGCTGCGGCTTCGGCCAGCTACTCGTCGCGCTCGGCGGCGCGGCCGAGCAGGTCGTCGCGGAGGTGGACCTGACCGGACTCGACGTGGTGCGCAACCCGGACTTCGGCACCGGGTGCGGTTCCTCGATCCGTACCGCGATCACCGCGGTCGACCCCGGCGCCGACGGGATCGTGCTGCTGCTCGGTGACCAGCCCGGCGTGCGGGTCGAGACGGTGCGCCGGTTGGTCGACACGGTGGGCACCGCCCCGATCGGGATCTGCCGGTACGACGACGGGCTCGGCCACCCGTTCTGGTTCGCCCGCAGCATGTTCGCCGAGCTGGCCACGCTGCACGGGGACAAGGCGGTGTGGAAACTGCTGCACTCCGGCCGGTACCGGGTGGTCGAGGTGCCCGTCGCCGGTCCGGTGCCGATCGACGTGGACACCGTCGACGACTACCGGGCGCTGCTCGCGGCCGACGCCGGAGGCGGCGGATGA
- a CDS encoding AAA family ATPase — MTDELTDAVTLADRMQRVGYLVDDGLATALFFAVRLGQPVLLEGEPGVGKTTAAKALAGALDTTLIRLQCYEGLTASEALYEWNYQRQLLAIRLAESRGDRLRDADLFTAEFLSDRPILQAIRFTGPRPPVLLIDEIDRADDEFEALLFEFLGEAAVSIPEIGTFTATRRPIVVLTSNRSRELHDALRRRCLYHWIEFPAAARVAEILRRAVPAAGGALIASAAEFVGRVRTLDLDKPPGLAEAIDWVSALSMLGVTELTGPAARRTLAALAKTADDRDVVTEAFRVLDEPDSARA; from the coding sequence ATGACCGACGAGCTCACCGATGCCGTGACCCTGGCCGACCGGATGCAACGGGTCGGCTATCTCGTCGACGACGGGCTCGCCACCGCACTGTTCTTCGCGGTACGGCTGGGCCAGCCGGTGCTGCTGGAGGGCGAGCCGGGCGTCGGGAAGACCACCGCCGCGAAGGCGCTCGCCGGTGCGCTGGACACCACGCTGATCCGGTTGCAGTGCTACGAGGGCCTGACCGCCTCGGAGGCCCTGTACGAGTGGAACTACCAGCGGCAGCTGCTCGCGATCCGGCTCGCCGAGTCGCGCGGCGACCGGCTGCGGGACGCGGACCTGTTCACCGCGGAGTTCCTGTCCGACCGGCCGATCCTGCAGGCGATCCGGTTCACCGGGCCCCGGCCGCCGGTGCTGCTGATCGACGAGATCGACCGGGCCGACGACGAGTTCGAGGCGCTGCTGTTCGAGTTCCTCGGCGAGGCGGCGGTGAGCATCCCGGAGATCGGTACGTTCACCGCCACGCGCCGGCCGATCGTGGTGCTGACCTCCAACCGCAGCCGGGAACTGCACGACGCGCTGCGCCGGCGCTGCCTGTACCACTGGATCGAGTTCCCGGCGGCGGCCCGGGTCGCCGAGATCCTGCGCCGCGCGGTACCGGCGGCGGGCGGGGCGCTGATCGCCTCGGCCGCCGAGTTCGTCGGCCGGGTCCGCACCCTCGACCTGGACAAGCCACCGGGGCTGGCCGAGGCGATCGACTGGGTGTCGGCCCTGTCGATGCTGGGCGTCACCGAACTGACCGGCCCCGCTGCGCGGCGAACGCTGGCGGCACTGGCCAAGACCGCCGACGACCGGGACGTGGTCACCGAGGCGTTCCGGGTACTCGACGAACCCGACTCGGCCCGCGCCTGA
- a CDS encoding vWA domain-containing protein, with product MTDGPVPVLLRGVDRAAFAAGLTRQLRDRGVAVDLSAAGTFVRALAAHPPGTRTELYWTARIALVRRHSDLAAFDALFASLFADAGLGADPHARRRPLPSSDPFAAVPAPTAQAQDGGGLPWATLPAVVGGADRAPADGPAVPHRLPTAAAGLGDVPFEAFDERQLALLDAWLGAQLRALPTRRTRRRAVGRRGSRAALRETMARSRRTGWEPIELVRTRPVRRPRRLVLLCDVSRSMQAEATAYLALGRAFVRAADAEVFAFATGLTRLTPVLRRRSAVTAMAQATDAVGDRFGGTRIATNLRALLASRHADLVRGAIVLIGSDGWDSCPATELAAELARVRRRAHRILWINPRAGVPGFQPRVASMAAALPYCDRLLPGDTLTALRGVIDAVAECDRPAPGPTRGTARSTPRGRSAPMTSASISPPPVRTRG from the coding sequence GTGACCGACGGCCCGGTGCCGGTACTGCTGCGCGGTGTGGACCGGGCGGCCTTCGCGGCCGGGCTGACCCGGCAGCTCCGGGACCGCGGCGTCGCCGTGGACCTCAGTGCCGCCGGTACGTTCGTTCGGGCGCTCGCCGCGCACCCGCCGGGCACCCGTACCGAGCTGTACTGGACGGCGCGGATCGCGCTGGTGCGGCGGCACTCCGACCTCGCCGCGTTCGACGCGCTGTTCGCGTCGCTGTTCGCCGACGCCGGGCTGGGTGCCGACCCGCACGCCCGCCGCCGGCCGCTGCCCTCGTCCGATCCCTTCGCCGCGGTACCGGCACCGACCGCGCAGGCGCAGGACGGCGGCGGCCTGCCCTGGGCCACCCTGCCAGCGGTCGTCGGCGGCGCCGACCGCGCCCCGGCGGACGGCCCGGCCGTACCGCACCGGTTGCCGACCGCCGCGGCCGGGCTGGGCGACGTACCGTTCGAGGCGTTCGACGAGCGGCAACTCGCGCTGCTGGACGCCTGGCTGGGCGCGCAGCTGCGCGCGCTGCCCACCCGCCGCACCCGGCGTCGCGCGGTGGGCCGGCGGGGCAGCCGCGCCGCGCTGCGCGAGACGATGGCGCGATCCCGGCGCACCGGCTGGGAGCCGATCGAACTGGTACGCACCCGGCCGGTACGACGCCCGCGGCGGCTGGTGCTGCTGTGCGACGTCAGCCGGTCGATGCAGGCCGAGGCGACGGCGTACCTGGCGCTGGGCCGCGCGTTCGTCCGGGCCGCGGACGCCGAGGTGTTCGCCTTCGCCACCGGGCTGACCCGGCTGACGCCGGTGCTGCGGCGGCGATCCGCGGTGACCGCGATGGCACAGGCCACCGACGCGGTCGGCGACCGGTTCGGCGGTACCCGAATCGCGACGAACCTGCGCGCGCTGCTCGCCTCCCGCCATGCCGATCTGGTGCGCGGGGCGATCGTCCTGATCGGTTCGGACGGCTGGGACAGCTGCCCGGCCACCGAGCTCGCCGCCGAACTCGCCCGGGTCCGCCGCCGCGCCCACCGGATCCTGTGGATCAACCCCCGCGCCGGCGTCCCGGGCTTCCAGCCCCGGGTGGCCTCGATGGCGGCGGCGCTGCCCTACTGCGACCGGCTGCTGCCCGGCGACACGCTGACCGCGCTGCGCGGCGTGATCGACGCGGTCGCCGAGTGCGACCGGCCGGCACCCGGCCCGACCCGGGGCACCGCACGATCGACACCACGGGGCAGGTCGGCGCCGATGACCAGCGCCTCGATCTCGCCACCTCCGGTCAGGACCAGAGGGTGA
- a CDS encoding LysR family transcriptional regulator, with product MTPTQLRAFSAVVRLGSVTRAADELRVSEAAVSLHIAKLRRELGDRLFVRTSTGLAFTPGGLRLASRAAELIGLQDRTVFEVRQAAANQRLLRIAASSMFAEQVAPGLIDLFTARAKDLDVELSVQSPSRFATALRNREVDVAIGPQPAEQSDALVCRPFLRYRMIAVVGPEHPLAGRTVDAGQLRAQTWLLGPSAANDVSAVSQLLLRLHVPEEHQQIFQSHAAAVDQAKRSKGVAVAPAFAVTADLASKALLPLAGPGTSVDGVWHTVVLADTGPSPAAELVRFIGTPRAIQAMMRGSGVNIGRFRPSIHITLWS from the coding sequence GTGACCCCGACACAGCTCCGGGCGTTTTCCGCGGTCGTGCGGCTCGGGTCGGTGACGCGGGCGGCCGACGAGTTGCGGGTGTCCGAGGCGGCGGTGTCCCTGCACATCGCCAAGCTCCGGCGGGAGCTGGGCGACCGGCTGTTCGTCCGCACCTCGACCGGGCTGGCGTTCACACCCGGCGGGCTACGGCTGGCCAGCCGGGCCGCGGAACTGATCGGGCTGCAGGACCGGACCGTGTTCGAGGTCAGGCAGGCGGCGGCCAATCAGCGGCTGCTGCGCATCGCGGCATCCAGCATGTTCGCCGAGCAGGTCGCGCCCGGGCTGATCGACCTGTTCACCGCCCGGGCCAAGGACCTCGACGTCGAGCTGAGCGTGCAGTCGCCGAGCCGGTTCGCGACGGCGTTGCGCAACCGCGAGGTCGATGTGGCGATCGGGCCGCAGCCGGCCGAGCAGAGCGATGCGCTGGTGTGCCGGCCGTTCCTGCGGTACCGGATGATCGCCGTGGTCGGGCCGGAGCACCCGCTGGCCGGCAGGACGGTCGATGCGGGTCAGTTGCGGGCGCAGACCTGGCTGCTGGGGCCGTCCGCGGCCAACGACGTCAGCGCGGTGTCCCAGCTGTTGCTGCGGCTGCACGTACCGGAGGAGCACCAGCAGATCTTCCAGAGCCATGCGGCGGCGGTGGACCAGGCGAAGCGCTCCAAGGGGGTGGCGGTGGCGCCGGCGTTCGCGGTCACCGCGGACCTGGCCAGCAAGGCCCTGCTGCCGCTGGCCGGCCCCGGTACGTCGGTGGACGGGGTGTGGCACACGGTCGTGCTGGCCGACACGGGCCCGTCACCGGCCGCCGAGCTGGTCCGCTTCATCGGTACCCCGCGGGCGATCCAGGCGATGATGCGCGGCTCCGGTGTCAACATCGGCCGGTTCCGCCCGTCGATCCACATCACCCTCTGGTCCTGA
- a CDS encoding HD domain-containing protein yields MPETIAGVEIPDTPLARDATALVRAAADDTIYHHSRRVYLWGMLRSAARGAQVDPELAYVGGMFHDLGLTRTYRTTDRRFELDGAEEAYAFLRDHGRSETEARDVWLAIALHTTPEVPLQLAPETAVVILGVETDVIGVGLDQIAAARQAEVVSAHPRPDFKNRILRAFYDGMSERPDTTFGTMNDDVLAHFDPDFRRLDFVRLVRDSAWPE; encoded by the coding sequence ATGCCGGAGACGATTGCCGGGGTCGAGATTCCCGACACGCCGCTCGCCCGCGACGCCACCGCGCTGGTACGTGCCGCGGCCGACGACACGATCTACCACCACTCCCGCCGGGTGTACCTCTGGGGCATGCTCCGGTCCGCCGCCCGCGGGGCGCAGGTCGACCCCGAGCTCGCGTACGTCGGCGGGATGTTCCACGACCTGGGCCTGACCCGGACGTACCGCACGACCGACCGGCGGTTCGAGCTCGATGGCGCCGAGGAGGCGTACGCGTTCCTCCGCGACCATGGCCGCTCCGAGACCGAGGCCCGCGACGTCTGGCTCGCGATCGCCCTGCACACCACGCCCGAGGTACCGCTGCAACTCGCCCCCGAGACCGCTGTTGTCATCCTCGGCGTGGAGACGGACGTGATCGGCGTCGGCCTCGACCAGATCGCCGCGGCCCGGCAGGCCGAGGTCGTGTCCGCCCACCCGCGACCCGACTTCAAGAACCGGATCCTCCGGGCCTTCTACGACGGCATGTCGGAACGACCGGACACCACCTTCGGCACGATGAACGACGACGTTCTCGCGCACTTCGACCCCGACTTCCGCCGGCTGGACTTCGTCCGGCTCGTCCGGGACAGCGCCTGGCCGGAGTGA
- a CDS encoding HD domain-containing protein, with protein MAESIAGITVPDTELVREATELVRDAAEEHVFHHSRRVFLWGMLKAQHRALAVDPELAYVGGLFHDLGLTEKYRTTTRRFELDGAEEAYAFLRRHGRSETEARTVWLAIALHTTPEVPLSLAPEVAVVTLGVETDVLGLDLDEISATDRDTVLDAHPRPDFKNRILRSFYRGMKQRPATTFGTMNDDVLAHFDPTFEREDFVSMIQDNRWPE; from the coding sequence GTGGCCGAGAGCATCGCCGGGATCACCGTCCCGGACACCGAACTGGTCCGCGAGGCCACCGAGCTGGTCCGGGACGCAGCGGAGGAACACGTCTTCCATCACTCCCGGCGCGTGTTCCTGTGGGGCATGCTCAAGGCGCAGCATCGGGCGCTGGCGGTGGATCCCGAACTGGCCTACGTGGGCGGGCTGTTCCACGATCTCGGGCTGACCGAGAAGTACCGGACGACCACCCGGCGGTTCGAGCTGGACGGCGCCGAGGAGGCGTACGCTTTCCTGCGACGCCATGGTCGCTCCGAGACGGAGGCGCGCACCGTGTGGTTGGCGATCGCGCTGCACACCACGCCCGAGGTCCCGCTGTCGCTGGCCCCGGAGGTCGCGGTCGTCACCCTCGGCGTGGAAACCGACGTGCTGGGCCTGGATCTCGACGAGATCTCCGCGACCGATCGCGACACCGTGCTCGACGCACATCCGCGCCCGGACTTCAAGAACCGCATCCTGCGGTCCTTCTACCGCGGGATGAAACAGCGTCCGGCCACCACGTTCGGCACCATGAACGACGACGTGCTGGCCCACTTCGACCCGACGTTCGAGCGGGAGGACTTCGTCTCCATGATTCAGGACAACCGGTGGCCGGAATGA
- a CDS encoding nuclear transport factor 2 family protein gives MNSDRQPARENRVEQRPPLPPFDLDSAVAKVQAAEDAWNTRDPHRVALAYTEDSVWRNRDTFITGREQIVAFLTSKWERELDYVLRKSLWGFRGNRIAVRFQYEWHDGSGQWFRSYGNELWEFTPEGLMSRRGGEHQRRRDRGVRTAVVRASPRAGARRRPLATARHPAAVTGVRGRRRRTAWWARCRRGGSGIRPASDGRPGGWCGTGVGGDWARCRTPW, from the coding sequence ATGAACAGCGACAGGCAACCAGCACGCGAGAACAGGGTCGAACAGCGACCGCCTCTCCCGCCGTTCGATCTGGACAGCGCGGTCGCGAAGGTGCAGGCCGCCGAGGACGCCTGGAACACCCGGGACCCGCACCGGGTCGCGCTGGCCTACACCGAGGACTCGGTGTGGCGCAACCGCGACACCTTCATCACCGGCCGCGAGCAGATCGTCGCCTTCCTGACCTCGAAGTGGGAACGCGAACTGGACTACGTGCTGCGCAAGAGCCTGTGGGGCTTCCGCGGGAACCGCATCGCCGTCCGGTTCCAGTACGAGTGGCACGACGGTTCGGGACAGTGGTTCCGCAGTTACGGCAACGAGCTGTGGGAGTTCACCCCGGAGGGCTTGATGTCTCGCCGGGGAGGCGAGCATCAACGACGTCGCGATCGAGGAGTCCGCACGGCGGTGGTTCGGGCCTCGCCCCGAGCAGGAGCGCGGCGTCGACCACTGGCAACAGCACGACATCCCGCTGCAGTGACCGGCGTGCGCGGACGTCGACGACGTACCGCATGGTGGGCGCGGTGCCGCCGTGGCGGCTCTGGTATCCGTCCCGCTAGCGACGGCCGTCCCGGCGGCTGGTGCGGAACTGGCGTTGGTGGCGACTGGGCGCGATGCCGTACTCCTTGGTGA